The Balaenoptera acutorostrata chromosome 11, mBalAcu1.1, whole genome shotgun sequence genome segment CTACGCAGCAGCCAGAGAGATCTTTACAAAACACAGATCTGACCTTTCAGTGGATGAAGTCCAGACTCTTCACCATGGCATGCCAGTCCTGTGTATCTGGCTGTGACCCATCTCTCAGTGTCTCTCATCACTCCCCACTGCCCCGCTCCTTCCTCCCCTGCTCTGACTCAGGGGCCCTGAACACTTGTCACATGAGGGCTGGACAGGGGCCCTACAAGGGCTTTTTCAGTTCTGACCTTCTGGGGAAGTGACTCTGAGCTCTGCTCTGGGATTGTAACACCTCCTTCCCAGGGACTTAAGGAGGATTCTGTAATAACTGCCAGCCTTGGGAGGTCATCCAGGTGCCACCTGGGGAAGCCCAGGGAGGCTCCACATTTCTGGAGGTGATGCACCTGCCTTTCACCTACCAACTCAAGGGACCAAGCAGGACTGACTTTGCATACTCGCCTTCTGTTAGAACCTCCTGTCCTGAGTCCCTGAGCCCTACCTCACAccttacaaaaatttttaaagaattatagcAGTTCTAACTACAAGGAACAGAGaccattcaaaatgaaaagaggCCTCTGGGCTCCTAACCTCCTACAGACAGGAAGCAGGCTAAGAACACATGGGCTGTTTATcatggaaaaaaaaggatgatacAGAAGGCGGAGCCAAGATCCCAAAGGATAGAGCCAAGAGCAGAGAACCACTTCCAGGGAGCAAAACTAGGCATGAATCAGATATACTTACTCCCTGCCACTACAACAGGAGGAGTTTGCAATGGGTCCCCGACTGTACTTAGAGTTGTTATGAATCAGGGACTTCCAAGTGCCTCCAGCTTTTCCTCTTTCTAAATGGGAgtgcgggaattccctggctgtccagtggttaggactcagcactttcactgccgtgggtcggggttcaatccctggtcagggaactaagatcccacaagccatgtggcgcagccaaaataaaagtaaaaattacaaaaataaatgagagtgCAGACTATGGCTATCCTATCCCATCTCACCATTGCATGATAGGTGTGGTGGACATAAATAATTGCCATTTAATTCACAGGACTTCAGACTGAGGTAGACCATAATGGGGGAGCTGCCACAAAAGAACCATATCCCAAGAGCTTCACATGTAACTGGATTGAATCCAAATAGCAAGATCCTGAAATTCAAGCTGGTATAATAATGGGGAGAAATATGGGGGGATCTCTGGAGAGGTGAGCATATGTTGTTTGTGGGAGGGACATGAATTGTTGTGACCAGAGAGTGCACTGTGGGATCTAGTCTCCACAAGTGGCCCCAACAATTCCTTCCCTCTCTGCACATATAAGCCATCACAAGGAGGAGCCTATTTCCTCTCCCCTTGAATCTGAGCTGGCCCTGTGACTGCTCTGCCCAATAGAATATGGTGGAAGTGAACTTCTGAGCTCAGGCCTAAAGAGGACTGGCTGCTTCtgcttcctaccttccttcttcttggaacccagccaccaggctgtgaggaagcccaagcagctACATGAGAAAGGCTCATATGGAGGAGAACCAAGTCCCTGGATGCCAATTATCAATGTATTTTCTCTCAGCTCCAGATTCACCCATCATTGTCTGCTCTGTGAAAATTTAGAGgggctctttaaatattttcctttgtttgctGGCACAATATTAAGCTTTGTCAGTAGAGGATGCTGGAGAGATATTGCAAGAGGAAGGGGCTTTCCTTCCTGGTTCCAGGTTCCTCCTGGCAGACTCTGGCAGCACCCACAGTTTCTCCAGAACTGCTCCTGCCGTGCAGTAACTTCACTGCTGCAGTGCACGGTAGTCAGCAGTATCGTGTGGCCAGCAGCTTCCAATATCCTTCTCAGGTGGTTTTGAGGTGGAGACATGTCTTCTTGAACAGGTTTCCCTAGCTTTCCCTGCATCTGAGGTCCAGATCTTGGCCACAGGGGGTCCACTTCCTTGGGTGCATTCTCTCAGGCCTAGGGGTAGGGGCTGCTCCTTATATCTGCAGCTCttgtatgctttatttttttttaataaatttatttattttatctatttatttttggctgcgttgggtctttgttgctgtgcgcgggctttctctagttgtggtgagcgggggctactcttcgttgcagtgcgcaggcttctcattgctgtggcttctcttgttgcggagcacgggctctaggcacgcgggcttcagtagttatggctcgcgggctctagagcgcaggctcagtagttgtggcacacgggcttagttgctccgcggcatgtgggatcttgccagaccagggctcgaacccgtgtcccctgcattggcaggcggattcttaaccactgcaccatcagggaagtccagcaGCTCCTGTATGCTTTAGATTTTTGCTTCTTACTAGCCAATCTCTCATTACTCAATCCCCTGttatagttaataattctttatattaaacttcaTCTGTTCAAATTATTGTCTCCTGATTATGCCCTGACTGACACGTCCTGGCCAATAGCTCCAACTGAACTCATAGCTGGTGGTTAGTACCAAATCCAGCCACATAGAATGAGGTCATTTTGGACCTTCCAGACATCCTAGCGTCCCAAACAACATCACATAAAGTAGAAGAACTGCCCAGTAAGCCCATcaaatcatgagaaataataaagcattatTGTTTCAAGCCTCTAAATTTTGGAGTGATTCTTTATGTGCAGTAGATATCTGAAACCTCCCTACAACCCAGGAGGTATCAttattctattttacagatgaagaaggtaAAGCTCAGTGAGGATTAATGACTTGCCCACAATTACAGAAATAGTAAATGGCTGAACCAACATTCAAACATAGGTTTGTATTAACCAAACTCTTTTTAATACATAATCTCACTTAGGGAGCCAGAAGGGACCTTAGGAATAATGTCCAACATCCCTCATTTTATAGccaaagaaactgaagctcagaaggtggaagcaatttgcccaaagtcacccacTTAAGAAATGGCAGAATCGGGACTCTGAATTAGAAGCCTGGTTCTCCTGACCCAAagctcttcctctccctcacaCTGTCATCCCACATGCCTTCCTTCACCCATTTCCTCATGTACTTTCCCCCTCCAGGAATGTCCCCAGCAGGGTGGAGGGGACGATCACCCTGGTTGAGAAGCCCTAGGGCACATCTGGCCATGTCTAGGGACatctttggttgtcacaattgGAGGTGAGGAGTActtctggcatctagtgggtagaggccagagctactgctaaacatcctacaatgcacaggacattCACCCCCCAACAAAGAAGTCTCCAGCCCAGAATGTCAATAGTGTTGAAGTTGAGAAACCTTGGTCTAGAGAAACCCATAACCACACAAGGCAGGGAGGGATTCCCTGCCTCCATGggtcttctcttgtttttccaagCTTCAGGTCGCTCAAGGCCAGATGGGCAGCTTCTACTGCAGTCATTTTCACCTACTGAAAAATAACTAAGTGCATGAGAGGTCCTGAGGAAATCTCCGGCAGGGAGCACCTATCACAGGAGGGCCCTGGCATTTGCAAGACTCTGAGGCACCAGGTTGGATTAGCTACAATTAGTTTATTGGAAACAAAGAGTGAAATAAAGGCAAACAAACTTGCAGGCAGTTGACTCATGGCTTTTATAGAAGCCTCTGCAGGCATCCCTGGAAGGTGATGGTCTCCCCTCCAATGGGTCACATCCCTCACAGAGTTACAGGAAAACCACCATCAGTGTTTTTTATCTCCATTCCATAGGTACAAGCACACTGGCAGATTCCCCAGTATGCGCAGATGGGGAGATTCTGGGGCCTGTCCTGTTCCTCCAAGCTTAGGTGAAGGGATCAGGCAAGACCAATGAATCCAGCAAAAAACAGAAGGCGGAAGAAAGGATGAATCCTCAGAACAACAAAACGACTACTAGGAAAGGCTACAGAAAGAAGCCAAGGTGCGCCCCAGCCTCACTGGGGCTCAGGTGCTGGGGGATGGCGCACAGAGGGAGTAGTAGGTAGGGAGCAGGATGGGCAAAAGGTACACATCTGGAGACTGTTCTCGGGAGGCCAGCAGCCAGCGGTGCGTGGGGCAACGGAAGGGGCGTTCCGGTTACGAGAGGTCCTGGCTGGGCGGAGGGCGACCCTAGCACCTCTTAGAGCCCACGATGCTGTAGCCCAGCCCGGAGCAGGGGCCGCAGGCGTCGGCGGTGCCCACCACCACGTTGCCGCTGCAGGGGGCGCTGCAGACGCTGGTGGTGACAGCAGGGGCAGCGCCGGAGGCGCAGAGATCGCCACAGACGACGCCACCGCGGCAGCTGCTGACGCCTGGATGGGGGGAGAACAGGCAGAGACTCGGGTCAGGCACTGCCACAGCCAGGCGGCTTGGGGCAGCGAAAATGGCCCCTCCCCAAAGGCACTGTGACCACCCAGCTGGagaagggggcggggcgggctaCTTACAGACATTCACAGCCCCGACGCCCTCGCACAGCCTGcggggaaaggaaaagagaaaggtcaGTGCCCTGAAAAGCCGCTGGACCACACAGCCAAGGTGAATGGTGAGGTCCCCCCACCTTCCTTCTGCGCACTTGCCCAGGGGAAGGGGCGATTTAGTGGTAGCCGGGTCACTGTATGGGTTCTGGAGACAGATCACCTGGTGCGCCGGCTCTCCACCCCTTCTTAGCTGAGCAACCTCAGAAATGCCCTCCCTCAGCCTGCCTCTTCCTGGGGAAAATCTACTCCCTGATCTGTTGTGAGAATGAACTCAGAATACGCCTACAAGTGCATAATGCCTGCCACACAGTAAGCACTTCAAAAATGGTAGCTGCTACTATTTACTTCGGTTCTTATGGACTTGTAAATGCAACTGAGGCGCAGCAGATTTAAATTCCTGAATCTGGTCTGATTGGTGTCACTAAAATGTGAGTTTCGGGAGGACAGAattttttgtctattcttttccCCATTGCAGACAGTGCCCCAAACGATGCCTGGCTCAGTAAATAACTTGCATGAATGAATGGGATGTTAGAACCCATTGAGAGCAGGCTCAGAGACTAGCTACACCAATTCCCTCACttaacagatggagaaactgaggcccagagagaggaaataaCCAGTGCCGGAGGCAGGGATATCACTCCTGCCACCTAACTCCACCCAGCCCGTGTTTCCTTCCCACACAACGCTCTCTCCTTAAGGAAAACACACAGAGTCCCTCTGAGAGACGGTGGCAAAGGGTTGTCAAAATCAGCTTCAGAAATGTGGAGAATCCGCAGCCTACCATCTACCGTCCCATGCCCAGGTTTCCTAGGGAACCCACACCAAAGCTTCGGAGTTCATTCCAAGAGCGCTTTGTGGCAAAGGGGTGGACCTCTCTGTTTCCAGTGctacctctgtgtctctccaGCGTTCAAACTCAGTCTTGAAAAAGTCTCTCTCCCAGAATTCTGCCCCAATGAAACTACCCAGGCCCAGAGAGCCCCAGTGCCTCTGAACTCTCCAATGCAATTACTTGAGTTTGTTGTGAGTCTCACATGTGATCACTTTGATTCCAGCTACCAAACCTTTGTCCCCATTTCCCCAATACACAGGGTGCTCCCTCTGCATCCTCACTCTGCTCTGCCCAGGGCCAAGGGCCGGGCTGGACACGAGAAGAGGAAGGCTCAGGGTAAGAGCACCTGACTAACCTAGGGAAAGAACCAAAGGGCAACAGCCCGGGGCTGTTGTCCTCATAGGAGCTGTTCAGCCGCCCCCCTCCAGCTGAACATAGAAGGCTGATGACCAATGGGTCTCCCCACGCCCTCAAAACAAGCAACAAGCAAAAATGCCCAGACCAGGGCAACTGCTTCAAGGGACCAGTCCCTGCTGTCTGTCTATCCTTAGTCCCACTTGCTGCAATGGACGACCACTTAGGGATGCTCACTGTAGTTAGAATATATAAGTGTGTGTTGATAAAACCCCCTATTGGCACAggtaggccttccctggtggcgcagtggttaagaacccacctgccaacacggcaggcggattcttccctgttcaagccctggttcgggaagatcccacatgccgcagagtaactaaacccgtgcgccacaagtactgagcccacgtgccacaactactgaatcccatgtgcctagagcccgtgctccgcaacaagagaagccactgcaatgagaagcccacgcagcacaacgaagagtagcccccgctcgccgcaactagagaagcccacacgaagcaacgaagacccaacgcagccaaaaataaataaataaaataaattaattttttaaaaagacaaaaccctATTGAAGCTGTCATTTGGGGAGAAATCTGAActcccagggctggggccaggACCAGGCTTGAAAAGAGAGCTGGAACTCCAAGGGGCATGTGCAATGAGGGCCCGGGAGGGAAGAAGCACTATAGAGGGAAGGTGGCCCAGCCCAGACAGGGCTTCTCAGGAACAGCAATTACTAAGGCCTTGACTCCGGGCTCTGAGAAACAGATTTGCAAAAGGCACCTATCCCAGATCAGCACCTAAGTGGGCATGAGAGACTCAAATGGGGCTAGAAACATACCTAATGAATAACTCAAATTACCTGTCCCGTTGCAGGATGGGGAGGTTTGGAAACAGAAGTCAAGTAGGAATGTGAAGGACAGCACACTGAGCACCCAGGCAGGGCTGAGAGAGAAATATGGCTGCAGTACCCACCTGTGCTCCTCGCCCTCCAGCAGGCGCCTGTAGGTGGCGATCTCAATGTCCAGGCCCAGCTTGGAGTTCATCACCTCCTGGTACTCCTTGAGCAGGCAGGCCATGTCCTGCTTGGCCTTCTGCAGGGCCTCCTCCAGCCCGGCCAGCTTGCACTTGGCGTCGTTGAGGGCCGCCTCGCCCTGCTGCTCAGCCTGGGTCACTGCGGCCTCCAGTTTGGAGTTCTAAGGGCCCAGAAGAGAACAAGGTGGGTTATGGTCCCTGGGTCACTGTGTCCAATTCCTGGATGTGTCCAGTCTCTCCACCCAGCTGGGATCACCCCAGGAACAGGTCTCTGCTCTTCATCACCTGGGTCTCCCTGAGTGGCCACAACCTGGGACTTGAGTCATGGAAATGGGCTGGAGAATGAATGGTGAGATCCAGTTGGGTGCACACACTGCCTGTGGGACCCCGGGTGGGCCTCAAACGACCCCTACCTGGCACTTGGCATTCTCGACCTCGGCCGTCAACCTCTGGATCATGCGGTTCAGCTCGTTGATCTCCTCCTTGGTGCGGCGCAGGGTCTCCCCATGCTGGATCACCGTGGCCTTGATCTCCTCACactggagggaagcagggaggctcATGAAACTCAGGATGGGACATCCCACCCACTCAGGACACCACAGATGATTTTCAAATTGTACAGTACTCAGCCTGTGCAACCATACGTGGCAGCCATGTCCTACTACTACTACAACCTGAGAGGGGTCTGCACTTCTTTCACCACCTCTAGGAATCAGAATCCCCAGACAAAAGAAGCCTTGTTAATATATACCACACATCCGTGCCACCATGTCTAGGAGGCAGGTGCCCTGACACACTCACCTTGCTGCGGTACCAGCTCTCGGCCTCAGCCCGACTGCGGCTGGCAACGTCGTCATAGTTCGCCTTGATCTCGGCCACAATGCTGTCCATGTTCAGGTCCCGGCTGTTGTCCATCTTGACGATGACCGAGGTGTCTGAGATGTGGGCGTGGAGAACTCGGATCTCCTGCAGATGGTGGGGCGGGAGGATGCGTGTGGTTTACACCACCCCCTCCGCCACCACAGTGTGTACCCAACCTTCTCAGCCCTCCTTGGTGTCtagcccctgccctccctgacAGCCTCACGGACTGCAGCTCCTGCCCAAATCCCTGTCCCACTCTGATCCCAGACCAACGCCCTCTCCTCCAGGCCCGCTGCTGGTTTTCTGCCTGGACCACAACCCCTCACCTCCTCATACAGTTGCCGCAGGAAGTCGATCTCCTGAATCAGGGCCTCTGAGTTGGCCTCCAGGTCTGACTTGCAGAGGTAGGCGCAGTCCACATCCTGGGAAGGTGGGGAGTCTTTGAGTTCAGAGGACCTCTGGTGATCACCACCCCCAAattcccctctctctccacccaTTACATGGAGGTGAGGCGAAAAGTATTCCCAGAGCTCCTATTCCCGTCCCATCTCCATaccctctgcccttccccagaGGCACCTCACAACCTCCTCCCCTTCTAAGAGCAAACCCCTCGTGCCTTGGAGATGGGTCACCAGCCTTTCACTCCTCCCACTTCAGACCCCTTCCCTCCCAGCTCTCCTTCTTACCCTCCCCTGTACCAGGAAGCCTGCCAGACTGGCTCCCTCACTCAGCCACCGTGACACTTCCCTGTCCCCCAGCAGTCCTCCAACACTCCACCTGGCCTCTCCTGGCTCTGCTCCATCCTCCCCCGGATCCTGAGACTGTGCCCCTCTGCTTAACCAGACTTCCTGCAGCACTAGACAGGACACCGTCCCTCAACAGAGAGACCGAAGCTGCCACGCCTCCATGGCACCCCAGCCACAGACCACCAGCTCTGAAGCAGCACAGAGCATCCAGAGGTCAACTCAGCCATCCCCCTGCTTCAGGGCAGGGTGCTAGTGGATATTCCAAAGTTATTGCCCTTCTCAAAGCCCTACATGTGCCTTTCATGACCTAATCTCTGGGAATTTCCCATCCTGACTTGGCAAGGTCACTGCACCCCGCACTGAGGTTGAGACCATGGGTCTCCCCAACAAGAGCCTGACATCCTGAGATCCCTCGTGTCTCTGCTTCCTGATCCCATGTTACTCACCTTCTTCAGAGCCACAAACTCATTCTCTGCTGTCGCTCTCAGAGCGACTTCCCCCtcatacctgaggcagaagagggCAGAAAGGGAGGTCATGGCAGGGCAGGTCTCCCCAGAACCCCCTCCACTTCATACCAGTGAAGGAGGCAATGTTAGGGACCTGCCAACACAGCCCGCCCCCTGCCAGCCCTACTGGGGTACCCTGTGGTTGGATTTGGGATGTGTTTGTGATTCTCTCTCCACTTTGAATTGAGGGGtccagggggctactcttctggGACCTCACAgccctgttcccaaagctgctcTGAGGTCACATCTGGAGGAGAATAAGGACTCAGCACCAGCCCCATGCTAGGAGTGGACGGCAGCACCTGTGGGGCACTGCAGCCTCCCCTCACCTGGGTGTCCATCCTAGCTCACCTGTGGGGGGGCCTATGAGTCCCAGAGGCCCTCAGCACTCCGCACCCTAGACGATGGGAcaccagcagccccaggaccTGGCAGCCCTGAGCGACACTGGGACTCATATCACATCCAGGTGCTACAGGCGGGAGCCTGAGAGACCGGGAGGAGATGGCTTGGGAGACTGCAgaagccccctccccacagcccgcAGGGCATAGCTGCTGGGTGATCAGGCTCCAAGAAGAGAAGGctgaaggagcagagagagaccTCCTGGGGAATCACGGCCCTACTCTTAGGCGTCTGATCAATGACTGCCTGATGTGAAGATCCTGCTGCACACTGCCCACCTGCCTTGCAAGGTCACTGCCCCTTCTCGGAAATTCTTCTCCAGTCTCATCCAATAGGCTTTAACTCAAGTCCATTCCTGTGCCCAATATCATCCCTGACCGCACTCACTTCTTCTTGTAGCCCTCCA includes the following:
- the LOC102999373 gene encoding keratin, type II cuticular Hb6; protein product: MTCGSGFGGRSFSCASACGPRPGRCCVTAAPYRGISCYRGITGGFGSRSLCGGFRAGSCGRSFGYRSGGVCGPSPPCITTVSVNESLLAPLNLEIDTNAQCVKHEEKEQIKCLNSRFAAFIDKVRFLEQQNKLLETKWQFYQNRQCCESNLEPLFNGYIETLRREAERVEADNGRLASELNHVQEVLEGYKKKYEGEVALRATAENEFVALKKDVDCAYLCKSDLEANSEALIQEIDFLRQLYEEEIRVLHAHISDTSVIVKMDNSRDLNMDSIVAEIKANYDDVASRSRAEAESWYRSKCEEIKATVIQHGETLRRTKEEINELNRMIQRLTAEVENAKCQNSKLEAAVTQAEQQGEAALNDAKCKLAGLEEALQKAKQDMACLLKEYQEVMNSKLGLDIEIATYRRLLEGEEHRLCEGVGAVNVCVSSCRGGVVCGDLCASGAAPAVTTSVCSAPCSGNVVVGTADACGPCSGLGYSIVGSKRC